The segment AGCGCCTGGAGCAGCTCGTCGAGCCATGCACGCGTCTTGCTTTCGCCGGTCAGGACCCCGTATTCATAATCCCCATCGGGTCGGTCCATCATCATCCCTTCCGCGGCGCGATGCCAGGCTGTGCGGCAAGCCGTCTCGTTCCACCTGCCGAATCGACGCGCCCGAAAGCGGCGCTGACTTATGACGTCGTCCGGCGGATGACCCAGACGAACAGCCAGATTCCGACGCCGATGATCGCGATGGTCGCGATGAGATCGCCGATGCCGGCGCGCCCGTTGAGCGCGCCTCCGCAATACGCGAGCGCGGCTCCGAGCGCAAGATCGACACGCGCCATGAGCGACGAGTGTTCGTTGGCGACGTGCTTCATTTCGGCCGCGAGATCCGCGGCCGTCCACGACGATCCTTCGATGATCTCCGCAACGGTGTCGTCGGGCGTCACGAGCACGATGCGTTCGTCGTGCAGGATCGTGTCGGGATCGGATGCGATCGAATGTATGCCCATGCTCCGATCGAAATCGTCGACCGCACCTGCGTCACCGGTGAGCACGCGCCACTGCGGCGACTCGATCCCATATTCGTGTGCGTACGCGGCAAGCACCGACGGCGTGTCGTGCCGCGGATCGATCGTCACTTCGACAAGGCGGAAAGGACCATCGCCGAGCAGCGAATGGACCGCGCCGAATTTGCGCGTTATGATAGGACACGCATCGCGGCAGCGCGTGTAGACGAACGCGACCGCGACCGCATCGCCGCGGAGGTCTGAGAATCCGAACGGCGCATCGCGCTGGTCGAGAAATCGCGTCGCGGGCATCGGATCGCCGGCTTTGACGAGCTGGGCGGGTTGGTCGAAGGGGTTCGGCGCGAGGGTCGGATCGGCCGTCGCCACGGCTGTCGAGCTTAGTGCCAGCGAGAGCGCGAGGGCGCTCGCCCACGTCGCCGCGAAAAGACGCATATGGATGGAGGGTTCGCCCCACCGCCGATGACTCCCGCGCAGCGGCGCGCGTCGCTCGTCATGCGGCCGTGGCGAGACGACGAACGTCGCATCGTCCGGCGCGGCATGCTCGGCCGGTTTCTCATCGCGATCGAGCCAGCGATCATCGCAGTCGTTTTCGGCTGGTTCGGCTACTGGCTCGGGACGCACGGCCGCACCGACGCGACGCACGACGACTGGATCTTCTCCATCATCTTCGTGCCGGGTGCCGTCGTCTTCGCTATCTACGCGGTCGTATTGCTCATCGGACCGCTCCGCGCTCTCCGACAGACGTACGAGCCGATATTCGTCGTCGACGGTTACATCCGAACGCGTGGCCGTGACGATTTTTCGGCCACCGGTTCGAACGGCTACGTCGCCGTGCTCACCGACGAGCATCGCGTCGCATGCGAGTGGGCC is part of the Candidatus Eremiobacteraceae bacterium genome and harbors:
- a CDS encoding SCO family protein translates to MRLFAATWASALALSLALSSTAVATADPTLAPNPFDQPAQLVKAGDPMPATRFLDQRDAPFGFSDLRGDAVAVAFVYTRCRDACPIITRKFGAVHSLLGDGPFRLVEVTIDPRHDTPSVLAAYAHEYGIESPQWRVLTGDAGAVDDFDRSMGIHSIASDPDTILHDERIVLVTPDDTVAEIIEGSSWTAADLAAEMKHVANEHSSLMARVDLALGAALAYCGGALNGRAGIGDLIATIAIIGVGIWLFVWVIRRTTS